One genomic region from Hyalangium minutum encodes:
- a CDS encoding pilus assembly protein PilP, with the protein MKTLKFKMTTVALALSVAACGGSPQPAAPSKPVAAKPAAAAAPKPAAAVESSVNYSYNPVGKRDPFRSPLEELQRTTNNTVATTCDQPLCQWDLDQLKLVAVVTGDANPIAMVEDPMGRGHVVRRNARMGRQGGRVTQILRDSVTVTEYIPSEGKVIANPVNIQLKPDAKRDSLYDLSTGKNWE; encoded by the coding sequence ATGAAGACGCTCAAGTTCAAGATGACCACGGTTGCGCTGGCCCTGTCGGTGGCCGCTTGTGGAGGGAGCCCGCAGCCTGCGGCTCCTTCCAAGCCGGTTGCCGCCAAGCCGGCCGCAGCTGCCGCGCCGAAGCCGGCCGCGGCGGTCGAATCCTCCGTGAATTATTCGTACAACCCGGTGGGCAAGCGTGATCCGTTCCGCTCTCCTCTCGAGGAGTTGCAGCGGACGACCAACAACACGGTGGCGACGACGTGCGATCAGCCGCTGTGCCAGTGGGACCTGGATCAGCTCAAGCTGGTGGCGGTGGTCACTGGCGACGCCAACCCCATCGCCATGGTGGAGGACCCGATGGGCCGCGGGCACGTGGTGCGCCGCAACGCCCGCATGGGCCGCCAGGGTGGCCGGGTGACTCAGATCCTGCGGGATTCGGTGACGGTGACCGAGTACATCCCGTCGGAAGGCAAAGTGATTGCCAATCCGGTGAACATCCAGCTGAAGCCGGATGCCAAGCGGGATTCGCTGTACGACTTGTCCACGGGCAAGAACTGGGAGTAG